In Listeria cossartiae subsp. cossartiae, the following proteins share a genomic window:
- the fdhF gene encoding formate dehydrogenase subunit alpha, with protein sequence MGAKVSVQINGVARDVVEGTRILDYLNAEGIQHPHICYSEQIGPIQSCDTCMCEVDGELVRACSTNLTDGMEIKTNSELAKDAQLEAMDRILENHLLYCTVCDNNNGNCKVHNTTELLGVEKQERPYREKGYLNDFSHPFYRYDPDQCILCGRCVEACQQVQVNETLSIDWERSQPRVIWDDDRPANLSSCVSCGLCATVCPCNALMEKSMLGQAGFMTGLDEDMLEPMIDMVKKVEPNYQTVFAVSEMEAAMRETRTKKTKTVCTFCGVGCTFEVWTKDRKILKVEPTGEGPVNKFATCVKGKFGWDFVNSEKRITTPLIREGNEFVPASWEDAIQLVATKLREIQAKYGNDSLGFISSSKTTNEENYLMQKLARQVFETNNIDNCSRYCQAPASDGLTRTVGIGADSGTVEDIESAGLVIIVGASPADGHPVLASRIKRAQKTRGQKLIVSDLRKHEMAERSDLFIHPKQGTDFVWLTAVAKYMIDQGWHDEVFMENRISNVADYLAFLEPFTLAYAESETGLPIETLKLVAQMIHEADGTAVCWGMGVTQNIAGSHTSSAIANLLLVTGNFGRHGAGAYPLRGHNNVQGACDMGSLPNVLPGIQLLGNDEVRARFEEAYGVSISPEPGLKNNEMLDAIEAGTLHSMYVIGEEMAWVDSNSNHVQEILASLDFFVVQDVFLSKTAQFADVVFPAAPSLEKEGTFTNTERRVQRLYEVLEPLGDSKPDWWIIQEVARACGRTDWNYDHPSEIMDEIASLAPFFAGVRYDRMQGFNSLVWPVSEDGKDMPLLYEERFNFPDGKAQFSTLPYIAPITFPEEYNLTLNNGRLLEQFHEGNLTDKSKGLDYKLPEVFVEVSHELAKERDIESGSLVRLSSPYGRIKLRAVVTERMEGHEVYVPMHSVSSETAVNLLTSSAGDVRTKTPAYKQTKVNLTVLEKTGKNPLPDHNPRNRKRFPQNGAEVERKWSREDYQPISKVNCACGGNCGCGGKGRNH encoded by the coding sequence ATGTGCGAGGTTGACGGGGAACTTGTGCGGGCGTGCAGCACGAATCTAACAGACGGGATGGAAATTAAAACGAATTCAGAACTGGCGAAAGATGCGCAATTAGAAGCGATGGACCGGATTTTGGAAAATCATTTATTGTATTGTACGGTGTGTGATAACAATAATGGCAACTGCAAAGTACATAATACGACGGAACTGCTCGGTGTGGAAAAACAAGAACGACCTTACCGCGAAAAAGGTTATCTGAATGATTTTTCGCATCCGTTTTATCGTTATGATCCGGATCAATGTATTCTTTGTGGGCGCTGTGTGGAGGCGTGTCAGCAAGTGCAGGTGAATGAGACGCTTTCGATTGATTGGGAACGCAGTCAGCCGCGGGTTATTTGGGATGATGATCGTCCGGCGAATTTATCGTCATGTGTTTCATGTGGGCTTTGCGCGACGGTGTGCCCTTGTAATGCGTTGATGGAAAAATCGATGCTTGGCCAAGCTGGCTTTATGACTGGGTTAGATGAAGATATGCTAGAACCGATGATTGATATGGTGAAAAAAGTGGAGCCAAATTATCAGACGGTTTTTGCTGTGTCGGAAATGGAAGCAGCGATGCGGGAAACACGGACGAAGAAAACGAAGACAGTTTGTACTTTCTGCGGGGTTGGGTGTACGTTTGAGGTATGGACGAAGGATCGCAAAATCTTGAAGGTCGAGCCAACTGGGGAAGGCCCGGTGAACAAATTTGCGACGTGTGTGAAAGGGAAATTTGGTTGGGATTTTGTTAATAGTGAAAAGCGGATTACGACGCCGCTCATCCGCGAGGGTAATGAATTTGTGCCGGCGAGTTGGGAAGATGCGATTCAGTTAGTTGCGACCAAGCTGCGGGAAATTCAGGCTAAGTACGGCAATGATTCGCTTGGATTTATTAGTTCGTCTAAAACAACCAATGAAGAAAACTATTTGATGCAAAAATTGGCGCGGCAGGTTTTTGAAACGAATAATATTGATAATTGTTCGCGTTATTGTCAGGCGCCGGCTTCGGATGGGCTAACGCGGACGGTTGGGATTGGTGCGGATTCGGGGACGGTAGAAGATATTGAATCAGCAGGACTTGTGATTATTGTTGGTGCTTCTCCGGCTGATGGGCATCCGGTTCTTGCTAGCAGAATCAAGCGAGCGCAAAAAACACGTGGTCAAAAGCTGATTGTTTCTGATTTGCGGAAACATGAAATGGCGGAGCGTTCGGATTTGTTTATTCATCCGAAACAAGGAACCGACTTTGTTTGGTTGACGGCGGTTGCGAAATATATGATTGATCAGGGATGGCATGATGAGGTCTTTATGGAAAATCGGATTAGCAATGTCGCGGATTATCTAGCCTTTTTAGAACCATTTACACTTGCTTATGCAGAAAGCGAAACGGGGCTACCTATTGAAACGTTGAAATTAGTGGCGCAGATGATTCATGAAGCGGACGGGACGGCGGTTTGTTGGGGAATGGGCGTTACGCAAAATATTGCCGGCTCGCATACATCGTCGGCGATTGCGAATTTGCTTCTTGTCACTGGGAACTTCGGAAGACACGGTGCGGGCGCTTATCCGCTTAGAGGGCACAATAATGTACAAGGTGCTTGTGATATGGGTTCGTTGCCAAATGTTTTGCCTGGAATTCAGCTACTTGGAAATGATGAAGTTCGCGCGCGTTTTGAGGAAGCTTATGGCGTGTCGATTTCACCAGAACCAGGTCTGAAAAATAATGAAATGCTCGATGCGATTGAGGCGGGAACGCTCCATTCTATGTATGTAATTGGTGAGGAAATGGCTTGGGTGGACTCTAACTCGAATCATGTGCAAGAAATTCTTGCCAGTCTTGATTTCTTTGTTGTTCAAGATGTCTTTTTATCAAAAACCGCGCAGTTTGCGGATGTTGTTTTTCCAGCAGCTCCTTCACTTGAAAAAGAGGGGACATTTACGAATACAGAGCGCCGCGTGCAACGACTTTATGAGGTATTAGAGCCACTTGGGGATTCGAAGCCAGACTGGTGGATTATTCAAGAGGTGGCAAGAGCATGCGGAAGAACTGACTGGAATTACGATCATCCAAGCGAAATTATGGACGAAATTGCTAGCTTGGCGCCATTTTTCGCAGGGGTTCGTTATGACCGGATGCAAGGGTTTAACAGCCTGGTGTGGCCGGTAAGCGAGGATGGGAAAGATATGCCGTTACTTTATGAAGAACGATTTAATTTTCCAGATGGTAAAGCGCAATTTTCGACGTTACCGTATATTGCACCGATTACTTTCCCGGAAGAATATAATTTAACGCTGAATAATGGGCGGTTGTTGGAGCAGTTCCATGAGGGGAATTTGACGGATAAATCGAAAGGCTTGGATTATAAATTGCCGGAAGTGTTTGTGGAAGTGTCGCATGAATTAGCGAAAGAACGTGATATCGAAAGTGGTTCGCTCGTTCGTCTGAGTTCGCCGTATGGTCGTATTAAGTTGCGGGCAGTTGTGACTGAGCGGATGGAAGGGCATGAGGTCTACGTGCCGATGCATTCTGTGAGTAGCGAAACTGCGGTCAATTTGCTGACTTCAAGTGCTGGGGATGTTCGGACCAAAACGCCGGCCTATAAACAAACCAAAGTGAATCTAACTGTGCTTGAAAAAACTGGGAAAAACCCACTTCCTGATCACAATCCACGCAATCGTAAAAGGTTCCCGCAAAATGGGGCGGAGGTGGAGCGCAAGTGGTCAAGAGAAGATTATCAACCGATTTCTAAAGTGAACTGCGCTTGTGGTGGTAACTGCGGCTGCGGCGGGAAAGGGAGGAATCATTGA
- the fdhD gene encoding formate dehydrogenase accessory sulfurtransferase FdhD: MDIVSRQKIRRFEAGTFQEIESSVATEYPLTIYVNDQELVTIVCTPEYLEDLVVGFLTSEGIIRGPEDIDSVDIIEATGHAKVSANFVNKFNAKYRGKRYITSCCGKSRENFYFQSDASLVNVKQNSSLKLTTNAIFDLMDKFEQNSATFHQTGGVHNAALCSSAEIIYSRMDIGRHNALDKIYGRALQDGTATEDKAIIFSGRISSEILVKTAKLGCGIILSRSAPTELAINMAEELNITTVGFIRGDRLNVYSGFERIT, encoded by the coding sequence ATGGATATCGTATCGCGTCAAAAAATCCGCCGTTTTGAAGCAGGCACTTTCCAAGAAATCGAATCAAGCGTGGCGACCGAGTATCCGCTAACTATCTACGTCAACGACCAAGAACTCGTAACCATCGTCTGCACGCCAGAATATCTGGAAGATTTAGTCGTCGGCTTTCTGACCTCGGAAGGCATCATTCGTGGCCCAGAAGACATCGATTCCGTAGATATCATCGAAGCGACCGGCCACGCCAAAGTTAGCGCCAATTTTGTCAATAAATTCAACGCCAAGTATCGCGGCAAGCGCTACATCACCTCATGTTGCGGCAAATCGCGTGAGAATTTCTATTTTCAATCAGATGCCTCACTCGTCAACGTAAAGCAAAACTCAAGTCTAAAACTGACAACCAACGCGATTTTCGACTTAATGGACAAATTCGAACAAAATTCCGCAACCTTTCATCAAACTGGCGGCGTTCATAATGCGGCGCTTTGCAGTTCAGCGGAAATTATTTATAGCCGAATGGACATCGGGCGGCATAATGCGCTCGATAAAATATACGGCCGTGCCTTGCAAGACGGGACAGCGACCGAAGATAAAGCGATTATTTTTAGCGGGCGAATCTCGTCGGAAATCCTCGTTAAAACAGCCAAACTAGGTTGCGGAATTATTTTATCCCGTTCCGCCCCAACCGAACTAGCGATTAATATGGCCGAAGAACTCAACATCACAACAGTGGGCTTCATTCGAGGTGATCGGTTAAACGTCTATTCCGGATTTGAACGAATCACGTAA
- a CDS encoding DUF1641 domain-containing protein, whose translation MAEPISTIRNTKKTPEELEQERLEQMKADIAEQDSGFIEILETVKLLQESGALEALNSAIKARGDITKTFLNEWRKEPMTNAINNMMISSKLLTDTKPEQTEEMIANLKNAAKKAEESAKNDEIMGMLAMMKALKDPDVNRALRYGMTFLKEVGQTLK comes from the coding sequence ATGGCAGAACCAATTTCAACGATTCGTAATACAAAAAAGACCCCGGAAGAATTGGAACAAGAACGTTTAGAACAAATGAAAGCGGATATTGCTGAACAAGATTCTGGTTTTATTGAAATCTTAGAAACGGTAAAATTGCTGCAAGAATCGGGTGCGCTTGAGGCTTTGAATAGCGCGATAAAGGCTCGCGGGGATATTACGAAAACTTTTTTGAATGAGTGGCGCAAAGAACCGATGACGAATGCGATTAATAATATGATGATTTCGAGCAAGCTGTTAACCGATACGAAACCAGAGCAGACCGAGGAAATGATAGCCAATTTGAAAAATGCGGCGAAAAAAGCAGAGGAAAGCGCGAAAAACGATGAAATCATGGGAATGTTAGCGATGATGAAGGCGCTGAAAGACCCCGATGTCAACCGCGCACTCCGATACGGCATGACCTTTTTAAAAGAAGTTGGGCAAACATTAAAATAA